A genomic window from Litoreibacter janthinus includes:
- a CDS encoding FAD:protein FMN transferase: protein MLKMSIKPEHIALNGPTMGTRWSATFFAATGFDTAPVQAALQSAVDEVDNQMSTWKPDSDLMSVNAAPVGDWIPVPRRLLDVIRSGLEIGRSTEGAFDIGQGDAVGAWGFGPSEANAQGIKAAARRPRAAAFDCLEIDVSRRSLRKLAPVSLDLNGIAKGYGVDCMCDVLSAIGITSSLVAIDGELRATGLQPDGTAWAIAVEAPARNLRAAHSVVSLQDAAIATSGDYRHWVEIQGRRFSHTMHPKGGRPLAAPPASVTVVARTCLLADAWATALMVVGVDAGKALAERHGLDVLFLERGDAGEIVPSSAGRVFEIEQPIS from the coding sequence ATGTTGAAGATGTCTATTAAGCCAGAGCATATTGCCCTGAATGGGCCGACAATGGGAACGCGATGGTCGGCCACATTTTTCGCCGCAACTGGGTTTGACACCGCGCCGGTACAGGCGGCTTTGCAATCGGCTGTCGATGAAGTGGACAATCAAATGTCAACTTGGAAGCCTGACAGCGATCTGATGAGCGTAAACGCAGCACCCGTCGGCGATTGGATCCCAGTTCCACGGCGGCTCTTAGATGTAATCAGATCGGGGCTTGAGATAGGTCGTTCAACTGAGGGCGCCTTTGACATTGGACAGGGGGATGCAGTTGGCGCTTGGGGGTTCGGTCCAAGCGAAGCAAATGCACAGGGCATTAAGGCTGCGGCAAGACGACCGCGTGCAGCTGCATTCGATTGTCTGGAGATTGATGTCTCTAGACGCTCTCTAAGGAAACTTGCCCCCGTGTCGCTGGACTTGAACGGAATCGCCAAGGGCTACGGCGTAGATTGTATGTGCGACGTGCTAAGCGCGATCGGCATCACGTCCTCGCTCGTCGCGATTGATGGGGAGCTTCGCGCGACTGGCCTGCAACCCGATGGCACAGCATGGGCGATCGCTGTCGAGGCGCCTGCAAGAAACCTTCGGGCGGCTCATTCGGTGGTTTCTTTACAAGACGCTGCGATTGCAACCTCGGGCGACTATCGCCACTGGGTTGAAATTCAAGGACGGCGTTTCTCCCACACGATGCACCCGAAGGGCGGTCGCCCGCTCGCTGCGCCGCCCGCATCGGTCACTGTGGTGGCCAGAACCTGTCTGCTAGCAGACGCCTGGGCGACGGCCCTCATGGTGGTGGGGGTAGACGCAGGAAAAGCGCTGGCCGAGCGCCACGGTCTCGATGTTCTGTTTCTTGAACGGGGCGATGCGGGCGAAATTGTCCCCAGCTCTGCGGGGCGAGTTTTCGAAATTGAGCAACCGATCTCTTGA
- a CDS encoding PepSY domain-containing protein produces the protein MIRALHRWPGLVAAVFLVVLSLSGAVLSVFPALDRISAPQAQTSLDVATLADRIHGNYPGVEQIRRAPSGRVTAYWFHDGVPGSAVIDPATGTATASADPNKTQRWLTELHRSLFLDDSGRMVIAGAALGMLLLTVSGAALVARRSGGWRSWSSPVRGPLAGRLHVKVARVAVVGLGLSSLTALWMSALTFELLPDTGSNPVFPSAVSAQMGVELTAIPLLIETKVSELRELTFPYAGDVSDVFTLKTDSGKGYIDQGTGAVLAWDTPGTLASISETIYTLHTGQGAPLLGLVMGLLALATPILAVTGALVWCAARRGQPRIRDNARAGSADTIVLVGSEGGSTWGFAATLHQALVQAGHLIHTAPMSAFNPHEYSNAERLIILTATYGDGVGPASATGFLKRLRRGEYVRKTPVAVLGFGDRSFPKFCAYGQAVAQDLQNAGYEMLLPFDTIDRQSVQDFARWGRDLAASMGSSFELDHQPVVPEVVKLTLTSRRDYGADVQAPTSILRFALPKLSIWQRVTRTGFARFEAGDLIGIFPSGSIVPRLYSLASGRGDGFVEIVVKKQSGGLCSGQLVTLEPGDTIQAFLRRNPNFHAQTAKTPLILVGAGTGVAPLAGIVRANTRLRPIHLLFGMRHLHSDFLYQEEISGWQADGKLHHLLEAESRGARPRYVQDVLRAEAVEMLGLIQQGAKVMVCGGREMAGGVASAMTDILSPVGLSLQTLKAEGRYVEDVY, from the coding sequence CGCTTGACCGGATTTCTGCACCGCAGGCTCAGACCTCTCTTGACGTTGCAACGCTAGCCGACAGGATTCACGGCAACTATCCAGGAGTGGAGCAAATCCGCCGTGCCCCGTCGGGACGCGTTACCGCCTATTGGTTTCACGATGGTGTTCCAGGCAGCGCGGTTATCGATCCGGCGACAGGCACTGCTACGGCATCTGCCGACCCGAACAAGACACAGCGTTGGCTAACGGAACTGCATCGTTCGCTTTTTCTCGATGACAGCGGTCGGATGGTCATCGCGGGCGCGGCATTGGGAATGCTGCTGCTAACAGTCAGCGGCGCAGCGCTCGTTGCTCGACGCTCGGGAGGCTGGCGATCATGGTCTTCGCCAGTGCGCGGACCACTCGCAGGTCGCTTGCACGTAAAGGTCGCGCGCGTTGCTGTCGTCGGGTTAGGACTGTCGTCCCTGACAGCCTTGTGGATGAGTGCTTTAACCTTCGAGCTACTGCCGGACACAGGTTCAAATCCCGTGTTTCCGTCCGCTGTTAGTGCGCAGATGGGCGTGGAGCTTACTGCTATCCCGCTTCTAATTGAAACCAAGGTTTCAGAGCTGAGGGAACTGACCTTTCCCTATGCCGGTGACGTTAGCGATGTATTCACTTTGAAAACCGACAGCGGTAAGGGCTACATCGACCAAGGCACGGGCGCAGTTTTGGCGTGGGACACGCCGGGCACATTGGCGTCCATCTCTGAGACCATTTACACGCTGCACACGGGGCAGGGCGCGCCGCTCCTTGGTTTGGTAATGGGTCTGCTCGCACTTGCCACGCCCATTCTTGCAGTGACAGGAGCGCTCGTTTGGTGCGCGGCGCGGCGTGGACAACCACGCATTCGCGATAACGCACGGGCTGGCAGCGCTGACACAATTGTGCTTGTCGGCAGCGAAGGTGGCAGTACATGGGGCTTCGCTGCAACCCTTCACCAAGCCTTGGTGCAGGCTGGCCACCTCATTCACACCGCGCCGATGTCGGCCTTTAATCCTCACGAATACAGCAATGCCGAAAGGCTGATTATTTTGACAGCGACTTACGGTGATGGTGTCGGGCCCGCCTCAGCCACGGGTTTCCTAAAACGACTTCGGCGGGGGGAATACGTAAGAAAGACTCCCGTCGCGGTGCTGGGGTTTGGCGATCGCAGTTTCCCCAAATTCTGCGCATACGGGCAGGCTGTCGCCCAAGATTTGCAAAATGCGGGGTATGAGATGCTTTTGCCCTTCGACACGATCGACCGGCAGTCTGTGCAAGACTTCGCACGCTGGGGGCGCGATCTCGCCGCAAGCATGGGCAGTAGCTTTGAGCTCGACCACCAACCCGTTGTACCTGAAGTGGTAAAGCTCACATTGACGTCTCGTCGTGACTACGGCGCGGACGTTCAAGCGCCAACTTCGATCCTTCGGTTCGCCTTGCCGAAACTTTCGATCTGGCAGCGGGTGACACGCACTGGGTTTGCGCGGTTCGAGGCGGGTGATCTGATTGGCATCTTTCCAAGCGGGTCCATCGTGCCGCGGTTGTATTCGCTGGCCTCGGGACGCGGCGACGGGTTCGTGGAAATCGTGGTGAAAAAGCAAAGCGGCGGCCTGTGTTCTGGGCAACTTGTGACCTTGGAACCCGGCGATACCATCCAGGCCTTCCTGCGGCGCAATCCCAACTTCCATGCACAAACTGCGAAGACGCCGCTCATCCTCGTTGGGGCTGGCACTGGCGTTGCGCCTTTGGCTGGTATTGTGCGGGCCAACACGAGGCTTAGGCCGATCCATCTGCTGTTCGGGATGCGCCATCTCCACAGCGATTTTCTCTATCAGGAGGAAATCAGCGGTTGGCAGGCAGATGGCAAACTGCATCACCTGCTTGAGGCAGAATCCAGAGGGGCGCGGCCCCGATATGTCCAGGACGTGCTGCGTGCAGAAGCGGTCGAAATGCTAGGTCTTATCCAGCAAGGCGCGAAAGTCATGGTGTGTGGCGGCCGCGAAATGGCCGGCGGAGTAGCGTCGGCGATGACGGATATATTGTCGCCCGTTGGTTTATCTCTTCAAACGCTGAAGGCCGAGGGGCGCTATGTTGAAGATGTCTATTAA
- the gcvT gene encoding glycine cleavage system aminomethyltransferase GcvT — MSDLLQTPLHDLHVRLGAKMVPFAGYAMPVQYGLGVMKEHLHTRAKAGLFDVSHMGQVIVAGEGAAIALESLIPVDIAGLAENRQRYGFFTNEAGGITDDLMLANRSDHIFLVVNAACKDADIAHMKAHLEPHVKVTQITDRALLALQGPAAETVLSSLNPAAAEMSFMDVATLTLNGAECWVSRSGYTGEDGYEISVPNDAAEALAHALLDHVDVEPIGLGARDSLRLEGGLCLYGHDIDTGTTPAQAALTWAIQKVRRTGGARAGGFPGADVILAELEAGAPRKRVGLLPEGRAPMREGVPLYAGAEGGSQIGTITSGGFGPSVEAPVAMGYVTADFAAPDTKVYGELRGKRLPLTVTKMPFTPANFKR; from the coding sequence ATGTCAGATTTGCTGCAAACCCCCCTTCACGACTTGCATGTGCGCCTTGGCGCGAAAATGGTCCCCTTCGCTGGATACGCCATGCCAGTTCAATACGGCCTCGGCGTCATGAAAGAACACCTCCACACACGGGCGAAGGCTGGTTTGTTTGACGTCAGCCATATGGGGCAAGTCATCGTTGCAGGGGAGGGTGCTGCAATAGCGTTGGAAAGCCTGATCCCTGTGGACATCGCTGGCTTGGCCGAGAACCGCCAGCGATATGGCTTCTTTACCAATGAGGCGGGCGGCATCACTGACGATCTCATGCTCGCAAACCGAAGCGATCATATCTTTCTAGTGGTCAATGCCGCCTGCAAAGATGCAGACATTGCCCATATGAAGGCCCATCTTGAACCACACGTGAAGGTAACCCAGATCACCGACCGCGCGCTGCTTGCGTTGCAGGGTCCCGCTGCGGAAACTGTACTGTCTTCATTGAACCCAGCGGCTGCTGAAATGAGTTTCATGGATGTAGCCACGCTGACCCTGAACGGGGCGGAGTGCTGGGTTTCTCGTTCCGGCTATACCGGCGAAGACGGTTATGAAATCTCCGTCCCCAATGATGCGGCAGAAGCCTTGGCGCATGCGCTGCTGGATCATGTTGATGTGGAGCCGATCGGGCTTGGGGCGCGTGACTCGTTGCGGCTAGAAGGCGGCTTGTGCCTTTACGGCCATGACATCGACACCGGAACAACCCCTGCGCAAGCTGCGCTGACATGGGCAATACAAAAAGTGCGGCGAACCGGTGGCGCACGCGCTGGCGGGTTTCCGGGGGCGGATGTCATCCTTGCAGAACTGGAAGCAGGTGCGCCGCGCAAGCGCGTGGGGCTTCTGCCCGAAGGGCGCGCGCCAATGCGCGAAGGCGTGCCGCTTTATGCTGGGGCCGAAGGCGGGTCGCAGATCGGCACGATCACCTCTGGCGGGTTTGGTCCATCGGTCGAGGCACCAGTGGCAATGGGCTATGTGACTGCCGACTTCGCAGCACCAGACACGAAAGTTTATGGCGAGTTGCGCGGCAAGCGCCTGCCTCTGACAGTAACCAAAATGCCGTTCACCCCGGCCAACTTCAAACGCTAA